The DNA region TTCACGTCCCGGTGCTACTCGTTTCTCACCCCATGACAGACACGCCAAGCCATGTCTTCGATCAGACTGGGCACGGAGGGAGGCAGACCCGAATAGGCCGCCGGGTCTACTGCCGATGCGTCCAATCCGTACATGGCCCAAACCGTGCTTGGAGGGGAACAGGCTTCGTGGAAATCCTGTTCACAACGCAACCATCTACCATCTCTCGTGGCAGCACCCACGACGCGCAACAGAAAAGCCACAGCTCGCCGGAAGATGCCGAGGCCATGAAGGCTGCACGCCACAAGGACGTCACGAGGCCCCCGCGGCAGCTCCCCCGGAGTCAGTGCATCTACCCCAATTGCCCATGAGCCCCCGTGTTGGGACACCTGGAGCGCATCGATCTGAAAGTGGAGTCCGGCAACTGCTGCCGCTATGGCCAACGGGTTTCAGAGCGTCCCACCTGCCACCCCATGTGGCAGCAGACGCACTCGCCCACCACAATTCCACGCCCAGCCACGACCCGCATGAGTGGATAGTGTCGCTCCAACCCTGCTGAACCGAGGGAGGATCGTTTCAGCAGATCAGACAATATATGGTCGAGTCATGACCACCTCGCAGACGCACTCATCGGGGTTACGCATTGATGCACCCATGTCCGAGGTCCGCCAAGCGAAAAGGGATGCCACCCAGCGACTGCTCGGTGCCACCATGGACATTTCCGATGAGCAATGGCAGTCTCCCAGTCTGCTACCGGGGTGGACACGCGCGCATGTCGCAACGCATTTGGCACGAGGTGCCCAAGCCCTGGGTCGAGTGGCCTCAGCACTCGTCAACGGTGAGCAACCCGGTCCCCTGTACGAATCACGCGAAAATCGCATCTCTGAGATCGAGCGCGGGTCGGAGCGTCCGGGAGTCGAACTGCAGATCGACATGGACACAGCAGCAGGCGAACTCCACGAGATCTTTGACGCACTTGATCCTGTGGACCCCGCCACACCAGTGATCCTCGGCCCGGGGATACTCGTCCATGCCCACG from Cutibacterium granulosum includes:
- a CDS encoding maleylpyruvate isomerase family mycothiol-dependent enzyme, producing MDISDEQWQSPSLLPGWTRAHVATHLARGAQALGRVASALVNGEQPGPLYESRENRISEIERGSERPGVELQIDMDTAAGELHEIFDALDPVDPATPVILGPGILVHAHELPSVRLAEVVLHHVDLDIDFDLRSLDDLSARILLQWVCFRLHNRADVPALRIVSDSGYTDRIGSNGFATTVHGSDAELAGWLSGRDNSSSLTGAEHLVIPLLS